A portion of the Pseudorasbora parva isolate DD20220531a chromosome 1, ASM2467924v1, whole genome shotgun sequence genome contains these proteins:
- the LOC137080215 gene encoding putative nuclease HARBI1 codes for MCNLMVSLTHKLCPKVKGAHFEGHALRRPGHAFKVHEVHEGRTEGQGCQSRPLYCRINLSAPLLERFFGDGDTRPDFRLSREALTVLLGLLRSQRQHGWGVTIETLVFLFWLACGTSYRVVSRAFDMPRSTVHRIVHRVADEVVAIRHKVIHLPNTPEKLEAVCRGFAGLSRHRAFLKAAGAIDGCHVRIKPPSGPDGQCYRNRKLFPSIILQAVCDHQGHFIDTYVGWPGSVHDARVLRHSPLYRRSAYPPPGHFILADGGYPCLQHPLPLITPYKRPVQGVGAQRFNVHHSRARSIIERAFGMMKTRFRAIFLQALEVHHTFVHHVITACAILHNICLGVGDIIAPEDEHEEDMAEDEGEQDLETVSGAPWRDQLSAEVSALEEVPANHDYL; via the exons ATGTGCAACCTCATGGTGTCTCTGACTCacaagctgtgtcccaaagtgaagggtgcgcacttcgaaggccatgcacttcgaaggccaggccacgccttcaaagtgcacgaagtgcacgaagggcgaaccgagggacagggttgccag AGCAGACCCCTGTACTGCAGGATAAACCTCAGTGCCCCACTCCTGGAAAGGTTTTTTGGAGATGGTGACACACGTCCTGACTTTCGGCTGAGCAGGGAGGCCCTGACAGTGCTGCTGGGTCTGTTGAGAAGTCAAAGACAACACGGATGGGGTGTCACAATTGAGACCCTGGTGTTTCTTTTCTGGCTGGCGTGTGGCACATCATACAGGGTGGTCTCCAGAGCATTTGACATGCCCCGTTCCACTGTCCACCGCATTGTCCACCGAGTCGCTGATGAGGTGGTGGCCATTCGCCACAAAGTTATCCACCTCCCCAACACCCCAGAGAAGCTGGAAGCAGTTTGCCGTGGGTTTGCAGGGCTGTCAAGGCACAGAGCTTTCCTGAAAGCTGCAGGAGCAATCGACGGCTGCCATGTCCGTATCAAGCCTCCAAGCGGCCCTGATGGTCAGTGCTACAGGAACAGGAAACTGTTCCCATCTATAATCCTGCAGGCAGTTTGTGACCATCAGGGCCACTTCATTGACACCTACGTGGGCTGGCCGGGGTCAGTGCATGACGCACGAGTGCTCCGCCACAGCCCACTGTACAGGAGGTCAGCGTATCCTCCTCCAGGGCACTTCATCCTGGCAGACGGAGGGTACCCATGTCTCCAACACCCACTCCCCCTCATCACTCCCTACAAGAGGCCAGTACAAGGTGTGGGAGCCCAGCGCTTTAATGTCCATCATTCCAGGGCACGCTCTATTATAGAGCGTGCTTTTGGGATGATGAAGACCAGGTTCAGGGCTATCTTCCTGCAAGCGCTGGAAGTGCACCACACCTTTGTACACCAT GTCATAACAGCCTGTGCCATCCTCCATAACATCTGTCTtggggttggtgacatcatagcCCCGGAGGATGAGCACGAGGAGGATATGGCAGAGGATGAGGGGGAGCAGGATTTGGAGACAGTCAGTGGTGCTCCCTGGAGAGACCAGCTGTCTGCTGAGGTGTCTGCCCTGGAGGAGGTACCCGCCAACCATGACTATTTGTAA